The Melopsittacus undulatus isolate bMelUnd1 chromosome 12, bMelUnd1.mat.Z, whole genome shotgun sequence genome has a segment encoding these proteins:
- the OGFOD2 gene encoding 2-oxoglutarate and iron-dependent oxygenase domain-containing protein 2, with product MATPAGRGSVTGSAVTGYTGWKRCPVPTEDRLPSFINRIGISRRSLLPTGSGAVPRTAEPFDARTHTWCLRLHPPVGNMSAGRPFLACACFLSDNIFVGRYGLHVRYRDERQLRRDYGRALRERGCRSEEDFGAVLREIEAEVTRRRGLIHQSLKRKAIISQCYERKHPEVYTLQDSFLSPDFLEIVRYCTSPGAHLHGLLRYLQSFSEKRIYRLPVFTEEFCQTFVDELENFEQSDMPKGRPNTMNNYGVLLNELGMDETFITPLREKYLRPITALLYPDLGGACLDSHKAFVVKYSLHEDLDLSSHYDNAEVTLNVSLGKDFTEGNLYFGDLSQDPTPVPKYIEIEHVGAQGLLHRGGQIHGALPIASGERWNLIVWMRSSAIRNQLCPMCNKKPELVEAEGFGDGFTETLKDDVPGTVDLCSLG from the exons ATGGCAACCCC CGCCGGTCGGGGCTCTGTCACCGGGTCAGCAGTGACCGGTTACACGGGGTGGAAGCGCTGTCCCGTCCCCACCGAGGACAGG CTCCCTTCGTTTATTAATCGAATCGGAATTTCGCGACGCTCCCTCCTCCCGACCGGAAGCGGCGCTGTCCCCCGCACGGCGGAGCCGTTTGACGCCCGGACCCACACTTGGTGCCTCCGCCTCCACCCGCCGGTGGGAAACATGTCCGCGGGCCGCCCGTTCCTGGCCTGCGCCTGCTTCCTCTCCGACAACATCTTCGTGGGGCGCTACGGGCTGCACGTCCGGTACCGGGACGAGCGGCAGCTCCGCCGCGACTACGGACGG GCGCTGCGGGAACGGGGCTGCCGGAGCGAGGAGGACTTCGGGGCCGTGCTGAGGGAG ATCGAGGCAGAAGTGACCAGAAGAAGAGGGTTAATTCATCAGTCACTGAAACGCAAAGCCATCATCTCCCAGTGCTACGAGAGGAAACACCCAGAAGTGTACACTCTGCAG GATTCATTCCTGTCCCCTGACTTTCTGGAGATCGTGAGATACTGCACATCACCAGGTGctcatctccatggcctcctgcGCTACCTCCAGTCCTTCTCAG AGAAGAGGATCTATCGGCTCCCAGTGTTCACAGAGGAGTTCTGCCAAACCTTTGTGGATGAGCTGGAGAACTTTGAGCAGTCGGATATGCCTAAAGGCAGGCCCAACACTATGAATAACTATGGG GTTTTGCTAAATGAGCTTGGGATGGATGAAACCTTCATCACACCCCTGCGTGAGAAATACCTGCGGCCCATAACAGCACTGCTCTATCCCGACCTGGGGGGTGCCTGCCTGGACAGCCACAAGGCCTTTGTCGTCAAGTACTCACTACACGAAGATCTGGATCTGAGCTCTCACTATGACAATGCAGAAGTCACCTTAAACGTTTCACTGGGCAAAGACTTCACTGAAGGCAACTTGTACTTTGGGGATCTCAGCCAG GATCCTACCCCCGTGCCAAAGTACATAGAGATTGAACACGTGGGAGCCCAGGGGCTGTTACACCGAGGAGGGCAGATCCATGGGGCACTTCCCATTGCCTCCGGGGAACGCTGGAACCTCATTGTTTGGATGAGATCCTCTGCCATCCGCAACCAGCTCTGCCCCATGTGCAACAAGAAGCCTGAGCTGGTGGAAGCAGAGGGGTTTGGAGATGGGTTCACAGAGACCCTTAAAGACGATGTGCCTGGAACTGTGGATCTCTGTTCCTTGGGCTAG
- the ABCB9 gene encoding ABC-type oligopeptide transporter ABCB9: MRAWKAVASTLVLSGADVVVTTLLYTHGRSGRDVLQDLRHFNIFNSLLDIWGGCLYRSCVLLGAAIGVATNTAYGPRRLRASRTFITIVCLLMGIYMMVKLLLYSEVRRTIRDPWFWGLFAWTYVALAATFGLWQLLACVTSSREALGPGAGSRAEAEESCDGGTPRDKREEAAGPTIHKLLSYTKPDAFFLGIASFFLLVAALGETFLPYYTGLAIDGIVVQKSMDRFSTAVLVMSLLAIGSSFAAGIRGGVFTLIFARLNIRLRNCLFRSLVAQEMSFFDENRTGDVISRLTSDTTIVSDLVSQNINIFLRNVVKATGVIFFMFSLSWKLSLVTFMGFPIIMLVSDVYGKYYKKLSKDVQSALAKANNTAEETISAMKTVRSFANEEAEADVYWQKLQQVYKLNKREAMAYTYYVWSSGLTLLVVQVSILYYGGHLVISGQMTSGNLISFIIYEFVLGDCMESVGSVYSGLMQGVGAAEKVFEFIDRKPTMVNDGSLAPEHVDGKVEFRNVTFSYRTRSAARVLQNVSFTLHPGKVTALVGPSGSGKSSCVNILENFYPLQEGQVLLDGHPINMYDHKYLHSVMSLVSQEPVLFARSIADNISYGLTSASFESVVQAAQKANAHSFITELQDGYHTEAGEKGAQLSGGQKQRVAIARALIRAPPILILDEATSALDAESEHAIQQAIYGDLQNHTVLVIAHRLSTVEKAHNIIVLDKGRVVQQGSHKQLMEEGGLYSKLVQRQILGLEGAGADSLQPAARGDTAKAPGGLEEEFRIDHSLPVAQDDYNSSAPK; encoded by the exons ATGCGCGCCTGGAAGGCCGTGGCCAGCACACTGGTGCTCAGCGGGGCCGATGTGGTGGTCACCACACTGCTCTACACCCATGGCCGCAGCGGCCGGGATGTCCTACAGGACCTGAGGCACTTCAACATCTTCAACTCACTGCTGGACATCTGGGGGGGCTGCCTGTACCgcagctgtgtgctgctgggggctgccaTCGGGGTGGCCACCAACACAGCCTATGGCCCCCGGCGCCTCAGGGCATCGCGGACCTTCATCACCATCGTCTGCCTCCTCATGGGCATCTACATGatggtgaagctgctgctgtactCGGAGGTGCGGAGGACCATCAGGGACCCCTGGTTCTGGGGGCTCTTTGCCTGGACCTACGTGGCGCTGGCAGCCACCTTTGGGCTATGGCAGCTTCTGGCTTGTGTCACCTCATCCCGCGAGGCTCTGGGGCCTGGGGCTGGATCCCGTGCTGAGGCAGAGGAGAGCTGTGATGGGGGAACCCCACGGGACAAGCGGGAGGAGGCAGCGGGTCCCACCATCCATAAACTGCTGTCCTACACCAAGCCTGATGCCTTCTTCCTGGGCAttgcttccttcttcctcctcgTGGCTGCGCTGG GAGAGACCTTCCTGCCCTACTACACAGGGCTGGCCATTGATGGCATCGTGGTGCAGAAGAGCATGGACCGCTTCTCCACGGCAGTGCTGGTCATGTCGCTGCTCGCCATAGGAAG CTCATTTGCCGCAGGTATCCGGGGTGGAGTTTTTACACTCATATTTGCAAGACTGAACATTCGCCTCCGCAACTGCCTCTTCAGGTCACTGGTGGCTCAGGAGATGAGCTTCTTTGATGAGAATCGCACAG GGGATGTCATCTCCCGCCTGACATCGGACACGACCATCGTCAGTGACCTGGTCTCCCAGAACATCAACATCTTCCTCCGTAACGTGGTGAAGGCCACAGGGGTCATCTTCTTCATGTTCAGCCTCTCCTGGAAGCTCTCGCTCGTCACCTTCATGGGCTTCCCCATCATCATGCTGGTGTCTGATGTCTATGGGAAGTACTACAAG aagCTCTCCAAGGATGTGCAGAGCGCCCTGGCCAAGGCCAACAACACTGCTGAGGAGACCATCTCTGCCATGAAGACCGTCCGCAGCTTTGCCAACGAGGAAGCTGAGGCAGACGTGTActggcagaagctgcagcaggtTTACAAGCTCAACAAGCGGGAGGCTATGGCTTACACCTACTATGTGTGGTCCAGCGGG ctGACTCTCCTGGTGGTCCAAGTCAGCATCCTTTACTATGGTGGGCATCTCGTGATCTCAGGGCAGATGACAAGTGGGAACCTGATCTCTTTCATCATTTATGAGTTCGTCTTAGGAGACTGCATGGAG TCTGTTGGCTCCGTCTACAGTGGCCTGATGCAGGGAGTGGGAGCTGCAGAGAAGGTGTTTGAGTTCATCGACCGCAAGCCAACGATGGTGAATGATGGGTCCCTGGCCCCAGAGCACGTGGATGGGAAGGTGGAGTTCAGGAACGTGACCTTCTCCTACCGCACTCGCTCTGCAGCACGGGTCCTGCAG AATGTGTCCTTCACCCTGCATCCCGGCAAAGTGACTGCACTGGTGGGTCCTTCAGGGAGTGGGAAGAGCTCCTGTGTCAACATCCTGGAGAACTTCTACCCTCTGCAAGAGGGGCAGGTGCTGCTGGACGGGCATCCCATTAACATGTACGATCACAAGTACCTGCACTCAGTG aTGTCCCTGGTGAGCCAAGAGCCGGTGCTGTTCGCCCGCTCTATTGCGGATAACATTTCTTATGGCTTAACTTCAGCCTCCTTCGAGTCAGTGGTCCAGGCTGCCCAGAAGGCCAATGCACACTCCTTCATCACGGAGCTACAGGATGGATACCACACAG AGGCAGGTGAAAAAGGAGCCCAGCTCTCAGGTGGCCAGAAGCAGAGAGTGGCCATTGCCAGGGCCTTGATCCGAGCCCCCCCCATCCTGATCCTGGATGAAGCCACAAGTGCCCTGGATGCAGAGAGCGAACACGCG aTTCAGCAGGCGATCTATGGCGACTTGCAGAACCACACAGTGCTCGTCATAGCTCACAGGCTGAGCACTGTGGAGAAGGCACACAACATCATTGTGCTGGACAAGGGCCGCGTGGTGCAGCAGGGCTCGCACAAGCAGCTCATGGAAGAAGGAGGCCTTTATTCCAAGCTGGTGCAGAGACAGATCCTGGGACTGGAGGGGGCCGGCGCAGACAGCCTCCAACCTGCAGCCCGGGGGGATACAGCGAAGGCTCCGggtgggctggaggaggagtTCAGGATAGACCATTCCCTGCCGGTGGCACAGGACGATTACAACAGCAGTGCTCCCAAGTGA